A section of the Ranitomeya imitator isolate aRanImi1 chromosome 7, aRanImi1.pri, whole genome shotgun sequence genome encodes:
- the LOC138645009 gene encoding uncharacterized protein encodes MDYKKRDKNWISQLGSLFGEQNATETDNRDIKDLKLNIKDLLHKRTKVWWNKAALENYLQRDIIPRGLRIQIHPTSDISDPTFANRWEESMNKCSRTLLELLIGADRKALDSIEGEIETLKNKIQSVLPVEDCNKFDKELDAELNKWEKEIQEFKVRKFQRDLQDYSTNRIYKWQYKKAQRKPISRSSSVTSLRSEESCGEPFLGKRGGSKEGGNLEQQTHKPATPLPHIQTRNYNKRYKRM; translated from the coding sequence ATGGACTATAAAAAGCGTGACAAAAATTGGATTTCCCAATTGGGATCTTTATTTGGTGAACAGAATGCAACGGAGACAGACAATAGAGATATTAAGGATTTGAAGCTCAACATCAAAGACCTACTCCACAAACGCACTAAAGTGTGGTGGAATAAGGCAGCATTAGAGAACTATTTACAAAGAGACATTATCCCCAGAGGTTTAAGAATTCAGATTCATCCCACTTCAGACATTAGTGATCCAACATTTGCTAACAGATGGGAAGAGTCCATGAATAAGTGCTCACGTACATTGTTGGAGCTACTTATTGGTGCAGATCGTAAAGCATTGGACAGTATAGAAGGAGAGATTGAGACCCTGAAAAATAAAATTCAGAGTGTATTGCCTGTTGAAGATTGCAATAAATTTGACAAAGAGTTGGATGCGGAGTTGAATAAGTGGGAGAAAGAGATACAGGAGTTTAAGGTCCGAAAATTCCAACGTGACCTTCAAGACTACTCAACAAATAGGATCTATAAGTGGCAGTATAAAAAAGCTCAACGTAAGCCAATATCACGTTCATCATCTGTGACATCGCTTAGATCAGAAGAATCATGTGGCGAGCCTTTTTTAGGCAAACGGGGTGGGTCAAAGGAAGGAGGCAATTTGGAACAGCAAACCCACAAACCCGCTACCCCGCTCCCACATATTCAAACACGCAACTACAACAAGAGATACAAGAGGATGTAA